Proteins encoded together in one Chitinophaga sp. LS1 window:
- a CDS encoding efflux RND transporter periplasmic adaptor subunit yields the protein MSYKHHSALLFLLVFMACGQPTAEEKLKKLKQQEADLKKEIAKLEKQVNKTDTADKKMKSVIVTAVKDSVFEHYIDIQGAVDARENVNVSSKVPGVITAIYVKEGQNVSKGQTLAQVDDQILRANVAELRTQLELATTLYEKQQNLWKQQIGSEVQYLNAKNQKESLERKMATLNDQLSQAKIISPINGSIDAVVSKLGDNAAPGSTSFRVVNNVNLRVLANVAEAYAGVVKTGDQVVVRFPDIDKQIRTKIGFAARTIDPVSRTIKVEVPLTSDPALRPNMIAQIKIIDYATPHALVIPVNIIQYALGRSYVIVAEKSKDGLIAKRREVEVGRTYNDKAEIKGGLQAGDNVVTTGYQGLNDNDLIQL from the coding sequence ATGTCTTACAAACATCACTCCGCATTACTGTTCCTGCTCGTCTTCATGGCATGCGGTCAACCTACAGCTGAAGAAAAACTCAAAAAGCTGAAACAACAGGAAGCGGACCTGAAAAAGGAGATTGCAAAGCTGGAAAAACAAGTGAATAAAACGGATACTGCCGACAAAAAGATGAAGTCAGTGATCGTCACTGCTGTAAAAGATTCCGTATTCGAACACTATATAGATATACAGGGCGCTGTAGATGCACGTGAAAATGTGAACGTCAGTTCCAAAGTACCGGGTGTGATCACCGCCATTTATGTAAAAGAAGGACAGAACGTATCCAAAGGTCAGACACTGGCACAGGTCGACGATCAGATCCTGAGAGCCAATGTGGCGGAACTCCGCACCCAGCTGGAACTGGCCACTACACTCTACGAAAAACAACAGAACCTCTGGAAACAGCAGATTGGCTCTGAAGTACAATATCTCAATGCCAAAAACCAGAAAGAATCACTGGAACGGAAAATGGCTACCCTGAATGATCAACTCTCTCAGGCTAAGATCATATCTCCTATCAATGGTTCTATCGATGCAGTGGTTTCTAAACTGGGCGACAATGCAGCACCGGGTTCCACTTCATTCAGAGTGGTGAACAATGTGAACTTACGTGTGCTGGCCAATGTTGCAGAAGCCTACGCCGGCGTGGTAAAAACAGGTGATCAGGTAGTAGTAAGATTCCCGGATATAGACAAACAGATCCGTACTAAAATCGGATTTGCAGCCAGAACTATCGATCCTGTAAGCCGTACTATCAAAGTAGAAGTACCGCTAACCAGCGATCCTGCATTGAGACCAAACATGATTGCACAGATCAAGATCATAGACTATGCTACACCTCATGCACTGGTGATACCTGTTAATATCATCCAGTATGCATTGGGTAGATCCTATGTAATCGTCGCTGAGAAATCCAAAGATGGATTGATTGCAAAAAGAAGGGAAGTGGAAGTAGGGCGCACCTACAATGACAAAGCTGAAATCAAAGGCGGATTACAGGCAGGAGATAATGTAGTAACAACAGGTTATCAGGGATTGAATGACAATGACCTGATCCAGTTATGA
- a CDS encoding efflux RND transporter permease subunit, with product MQDNLNKEFKPTSWAIDNKVSVYVATIIIAIAGILSYQNLPKEQYPEVVFPQFYISTINSGTSPEDMETLVTKPIEKQLGGLSGVKSIKSTSMQDYSAITIEFEAGENMESARQEVREKVDDAKKDLPNNLTQEPQIIKIDVSQIPIMNINLSGDFDLQSLKKYADEMQDRIEALNEITRVDIVGALDREIQINVDKYKMDAAQVSFDDIANAVAAENRTISGGQVSMDGQKRTLSVKGEYKDPTKLRNIVIRSASGSTVYLRDIADVVDGFEEQESYARLGGKNVITLNVIKQSGKNLIDASDKIRVIIGDMKKDYLPKGLNVVVTGDQSNATRVTLHDLINTIIIGFLLVTLILMFFMGAVNAIFVAMSVPISMFIAFLILPAYHFTLNMMVLFSFLLALGIVVDDAIVVIENVHRIFYERKDLGIVKAAKIAAGEVFLPVFSGTLTVLAPFVPLLFWPGIIGKFMFFLPLTLITTLGASLVVAYIINPVFAVDFMDRHEGENHPKPAWNRKFTYMAIVFGVIALIGYANGSVGLGNFVIFLFLLILLEKFYLGGVARRFQSNFWPKVQERYKRILQWCLVGWRPIWILIGTFGLLIFSIMLTAIRNPKVVFFPQADPNFIYAYIELPMGTDQKYTDSITHIVEERITKVVGANNPIVESIISNVAVGAGDPSQTDMSTQPHKGKVTVAFVEFGKRDGHDTKQYLDKIRQAVKGIPGTDITVEQEQGGPPTGKPINIEITGDEFEELTSTATKLKRYLDSLEIGGVEELRSDFQSNKPEIVVDIDRERANREGISTTTIGMALRTALYGYEASKFRDPEDDYPIMVRFQETQRNNINTLMNLNLVYRDMNMGGMIRQVPLSAVANVHYSNTYASIRRIDQKRVVTLYSNVLNGYNANEVVQQIQTAVSDFAKPAGIQVKMTGEQEDQAETMNFLMVAMVGAFGLILMIMVTQFNSVGRPLIIFMEILFSIIGVFLGFSVFGMDISIVMTGVGIMALAGIVVRNGIVLVEFTDLLVQQNMPVYEAVVEAGRTRMTPVLLTAIAAILGLIPLAVGFNIDFETLFSHFQPHIFFGGDNVAFWGPLAWTMVYGLVFATFLTLVLVPVMYAMNKRSIDVLDYKGWPRGLKYIPFFVVIVKLFMKKETVRKLHAPDYVSDKPYKFFNGKEEEEAPHGNGVAVKEVKSL from the coding sequence ATGCAAGATAATCTGAACAAAGAATTTAAGCCTACCAGCTGGGCCATTGATAATAAAGTGAGCGTGTATGTCGCTACTATTATCATAGCCATAGCAGGTATACTATCCTATCAAAACCTGCCGAAGGAGCAATATCCGGAGGTTGTGTTTCCGCAGTTCTATATCAGTACTATCAATAGTGGTACATCTCCTGAAGATATGGAAACACTGGTGACCAAGCCCATTGAAAAGCAGCTGGGTGGTTTGTCTGGTGTCAAATCTATCAAGAGTACAAGTATGCAGGATTATTCTGCTATCACCATTGAGTTCGAAGCTGGTGAGAACATGGAATCGGCACGTCAGGAAGTGAGAGAAAAAGTAGACGATGCGAAGAAAGACCTGCCGAATAATCTTACACAGGAACCGCAGATCATCAAGATCGATGTATCGCAGATCCCTATTATGAACATCAACCTGTCTGGTGATTTCGATCTGCAATCACTGAAGAAGTATGCAGATGAAATGCAGGATAGGATCGAAGCGCTGAACGAGATCACCCGTGTAGATATCGTCGGTGCACTTGATCGTGAAATCCAGATCAATGTAGATAAATACAAGATGGATGCAGCGCAGGTGAGCTTCGATGATATTGCTAATGCGGTGGCTGCTGAAAACAGAACCATCTCTGGTGGTCAGGTGTCCATGGATGGACAAAAGCGTACACTGAGTGTAAAGGGTGAATATAAAGATCCCACTAAATTGCGCAATATCGTAATCCGCAGTGCATCTGGCTCAACCGTATACCTGCGTGATATTGCCGATGTAGTAGATGGATTTGAGGAGCAGGAAAGCTATGCGCGTCTGGGCGGTAAGAATGTGATCACGCTGAACGTGATCAAGCAGAGCGGCAAGAACCTGATCGATGCTTCTGACAAGATCAGGGTGATCATCGGGGACATGAAAAAAGATTATCTCCCTAAAGGATTGAATGTAGTGGTCACGGGCGATCAGTCAAACGCTACGCGTGTTACACTACATGACCTGATCAATACCATCATCATCGGCTTCCTGCTGGTGACGCTGATTCTCATGTTCTTCATGGGAGCGGTGAATGCGATCTTCGTGGCCATGTCTGTACCGATTTCAATGTTCATCGCCTTCCTGATACTGCCAGCCTATCATTTTACATTAAATATGATGGTGCTGTTCTCGTTCCTGCTGGCATTGGGGATTGTGGTAGACGATGCGATCGTGGTGATAGAAAACGTGCATCGTATTTTCTATGAACGCAAGGACCTCGGCATTGTGAAGGCAGCTAAGATAGCGGCAGGGGAGGTGTTTCTACCGGTGTTTTCGGGTACACTGACGGTGTTGGCGCCATTCGTGCCCTTGCTGTTCTGGCCGGGTATCATCGGTAAGTTTATGTTCTTTCTGCCATTGACGTTGATTACGACACTCGGTGCATCGCTGGTAGTAGCTTATATTATCAATCCTGTGTTTGCCGTGGATTTTATGGACAGGCATGAAGGAGAAAACCATCCAAAGCCGGCATGGAATAGAAAGTTCACTTACATGGCGATCGTGTTTGGTGTAATAGCGCTGATAGGATATGCAAATGGTAGTGTGGGACTGGGCAACTTTGTCATCTTTTTATTCCTGCTGATACTGCTGGAAAAATTTTATTTAGGAGGTGTGGCACGCCGCTTCCAGAGCAACTTCTGGCCAAAGGTACAGGAGCGTTACAAGCGTATATTACAATGGTGCCTTGTTGGATGGAGACCTATATGGATATTGATCGGCACATTTGGTTTGCTAATATTCAGCATTATGCTCACGGCCATCAGGAATCCGAAAGTAGTATTCTTCCCGCAGGCAGATCCTAACTTCATCTATGCATATATAGAGTTGCCAATGGGTACAGATCAGAAGTACACTGATAGTATCACACACATTGTAGAGGAAAGGATCACAAAAGTAGTGGGTGCGAATAATCCGATAGTAGAATCTATTATCTCCAACGTAGCAGTGGGGGCGGGTGATCCATCGCAGACGGATATGAGTACGCAGCCTCATAAAGGTAAAGTGACCGTTGCATTTGTGGAGTTTGGAAAACGTGATGGTCATGATACCAAACAATATCTTGATAAGATCAGGCAGGCGGTAAAAGGTATACCGGGTACAGATATAACAGTAGAGCAGGAGCAGGGCGGACCGCCAACAGGTAAGCCCATCAATATTGAAATAACGGGTGATGAATTTGAAGAACTGACATCTACAGCCACTAAACTGAAACGTTATCTTGATTCACTGGAGATCGGTGGTGTAGAGGAATTGCGTTCAGACTTTCAGAGCAACAAACCTGAAATTGTGGTGGATATAGATCGTGAGCGTGCAAACAGGGAAGGTATTTCTACCACAACTATTGGTATGGCATTGCGCACTGCTTTGTATGGATATGAAGCCTCTAAGTTCAGAGATCCGGAAGACGATTATCCGATCATGGTCCGGTTCCAGGAAACCCAGCGTAACAATATCAACACACTCATGAACCTGAACTTAGTATACAGAGATATGAATATGGGAGGTATGATCAGACAGGTGCCGCTGAGTGCAGTGGCAAATGTTCATTACTCCAATACTTATGCAAGTATCAGGCGTATAGATCAGAAGCGCGTGGTGACATTGTATTCAAATGTACTCAACGGTTATAATGCGAACGAAGTAGTACAGCAAATACAAACAGCCGTGAGTGATTTTGCAAAGCCTGCTGGTATCCAGGTAAAGATGACGGGTGAGCAGGAAGATCAGGCAGAGACAATGAACTTCCTGATGGTTGCGATGGTTGGTGCATTTGGATTGATCCTGATGATCATGGTAACGCAGTTTAATTCCGTTGGTCGTCCGCTGATCATCTTTATGGAAATTCTTTTTAGTATCATAGGGGTATTCCTTGGTTTCTCCGTTTTTGGAATGGATATCTCGATCGTAATGACGGGGGTAGGTATCATGGCGCTGGCGGGTATCGTAGTGCGTAATGGTATCGTACTGGTAGAGTTTACAGATCTGTTGGTGCAACAAAATATGCCAGTGTATGAAGCGGTGGTTGAAGCGGGCAGAACCCGTATGACGCCGGTATTACTTACGGCAATAGCTGCGATCCTTGGTTTGATTCCGCTGGCAGTGGGATTCAATATCGACTTCGAAACCTTGTTCTCTCATTTCCAGCCACATATCTTCTTTGGTGGAGACAATGTGGCGTTCTGGGGGCCATTGGCGTGGACCATGGTGTATGGGTTAGTCTTTGCTACATTCCTGACCCTGGTCCTTGTACCGGTGATGTATGCGATGAATAAGCGGTCGATAGACGTGCTGGATTATAAAGGATGGCCGAGGGGATTGAAGTATATTCCATTCTTCGTAGTGATTGTGAAGCTGTTTATGAAGAAGGAGACGGTGCGAAAACTGCATGCGCCGGATTATGTATCAGACAAGCCGTATAAGTTTTTCAATGGTAAAGAGGAAGAGGAGGCACCACATGGAAATGGGGTAGCAGTGAAGGAAGTGAAGAGCTTGTAA
- a CDS encoding TIGR00266 family protein, which produces MRRNHEIDYRIYGEEIQIVEIELDPQETAVAESGSFMMMDQEIQMQTMFGDGSQSNQGILGKLMSAGKRMLTGESLFMTAFTNMGNGKKRVSFAAPYPGKIIPMDLSLMGGKVICQKDAFLCAAKGVSIGIEWQRKLGTGIFGGEGFIMEKLEGDGMAFVHAGGLVLEKELLPGQVLKIDTGCLVAYTSGVDFDVEFVRGIKNMVFGGEGLFFATLRGPGKVWVQSLPISRLASRIVSYGTVRRKEEGSILGGLGNILDGD; this is translated from the coding sequence ATGCGACGCAACCATGAAATAGATTACCGTATCTATGGTGAAGAAATACAGATTGTCGAAATAGAACTCGATCCACAGGAGACTGCCGTGGCCGAGAGTGGTAGTTTCATGATGATGGACCAGGAGATACAGATGCAAACCATGTTTGGTGATGGTTCACAGTCTAATCAAGGTATTTTAGGAAAATTGATGTCTGCCGGTAAGCGTATGCTGACCGGGGAGAGTCTTTTTATGACTGCATTTACGAATATGGGGAATGGAAAGAAACGTGTAAGTTTTGCGGCACCTTACCCGGGTAAGATAATCCCCATGGATTTGTCCCTGATGGGTGGCAAGGTGATTTGTCAGAAGGATGCATTCCTATGTGCGGCGAAGGGGGTAAGTATCGGAATAGAGTGGCAGCGTAAGCTGGGAACTGGGATCTTTGGAGGTGAGGGTTTCATCATGGAAAAGCTGGAAGGTGATGGTATGGCTTTTGTGCACGCAGGGGGGTTGGTATTAGAGAAAGAATTACTGCCCGGACAGGTATTAAAAATAGATACAGGATGTCTGGTTGCATATACTTCAGGAGTAGATTTTGACGTTGAATTTGTACGTGGAATAAAGAATATGGTATTTGGTGGCGAGGGTTTATTTTTCGCTACATTAAGAGGACCCGGAAAGGTATGGGTACAGTCGTTGCCTATTAGCCGATTAGCAAGCAGGATCGTATCATATGGAACAGTTCGCCGAAAAGAAGAAGGTAGTATACTGGGCGGATTGGGAAATATACTGGATGGAGATTGA
- the kynU gene encoding kynureninase: MFDLSWAFAEEQDRKDTLKNYRNQFYFPQRNGKDAIYFCGNSLGLQPKNVQPAVMQELEDWQQCAVEGYWGARNPWLYYQQYCSRPMVEIVGASQEELTVMNTLTVNLHLMMMTFYKPTKEKFKILMEAGAFPSDQYAVETQVKLHGLDPATAIIEVAPREGEFLISEEDIFQIIDQESSSLALILLGGINYYTGQLFNMQSITKAAHKVGAVVGFDLAHVVGNVPVKLHDWEVDFAVWCSYKYLNGGPGAVGGAFIHERHARDRNQPRLGGWWGNEETIRFKMEKGFEPKNRAEGWQISTAQVFNMVALKASLELFESAGMAALRDKSIQLTNYLEFLLKHIENIKFEIITPKNCNERGAQLSLLFHDRGKEIQQKMTEAGIIVDWREPGVIRISPAPLYNSYGDVFHFYEIIANIA; this comes from the coding sequence ATGTTTGATCTATCATGGGCATTTGCCGAAGAGCAGGACCGGAAAGACACATTGAAAAACTATAGGAATCAGTTTTATTTCCCACAGCGGAATGGAAAGGATGCGATATATTTTTGTGGTAATTCGTTAGGTCTGCAACCGAAGAATGTACAACCAGCAGTAATGCAGGAGTTAGAGGACTGGCAGCAATGTGCGGTAGAAGGATATTGGGGAGCCAGGAATCCGTGGTTGTATTATCAGCAATATTGCAGCCGGCCGATGGTGGAAATAGTAGGTGCCAGCCAGGAGGAACTGACAGTAATGAATACACTGACTGTCAATCTTCACTTGATGATGATGACATTTTACAAACCGACAAAGGAAAAATTCAAGATATTAATGGAAGCAGGTGCGTTTCCCAGCGATCAATACGCTGTGGAGACCCAGGTGAAACTGCATGGCCTGGATCCGGCGACGGCAATAATAGAAGTAGCGCCCCGTGAAGGAGAATTTTTAATAAGCGAGGAAGATATTTTTCAGATAATTGATCAGGAAAGTAGTAGCTTAGCGCTTATATTGTTGGGGGGAATAAACTATTATACCGGCCAATTGTTTAATATGCAGTCCATTACGAAAGCAGCTCACAAAGTAGGGGCTGTAGTCGGGTTCGACCTGGCACACGTAGTAGGAAACGTACCTGTGAAGTTACACGACTGGGAAGTAGATTTTGCCGTGTGGTGCTCATATAAGTATCTAAATGGAGGCCCCGGCGCAGTTGGAGGAGCATTTATACATGAAAGACATGCCCGAGACAGGAACCAGCCAAGGTTAGGCGGCTGGTGGGGCAACGAAGAAACCATCCGTTTTAAAATGGAAAAAGGCTTTGAGCCTAAAAACCGTGCAGAAGGCTGGCAAATAAGCACAGCACAGGTATTTAACATGGTAGCATTGAAAGCCTCGCTGGAGCTGTTTGAATCAGCTGGTATGGCAGCTTTGAGAGATAAAAGTATACAACTTACCAATTATCTTGAATTCCTGTTAAAACATATAGAAAACATAAAATTTGAAATAATTACGCCTAAAAATTGTAATGAACGCGGCGCCCAATTATCTTTGCTTTTCCATGACAGAGGTAAAGAAATCCAACAAAAGATGACGGAAGCCGGTATCATTGTGGACTGGCGAGAGCCCGGAGTCATTCGGATTTCACCGGCGCCCTTATATAACTCTTATGGAGACGTATTTCATTTTTATGAAATCATAGCAAATATTGCTTAA
- a CDS encoding 2'-5' RNA ligase family protein, protein MKQDFAENFGPMYALKVLPHITLQVPFTADPALEKAFCDELAEFAKTQAPFEVSLNGFGTFPNKQNRVLFINVEKSETMSALHRQLINFLRKEFGFSTMLARTGFTPHVTVAFKDLEDAQFEKAWPEYENKEYTASFKVNNLYFLRHNGKSWEVLQKCKLGGA, encoded by the coding sequence ATAAAGCAGGATTTCGCTGAGAACTTCGGTCCTATGTATGCGCTGAAAGTATTGCCGCATATCACACTCCAGGTTCCTTTCACAGCTGATCCTGCACTGGAAAAAGCTTTCTGCGATGAACTGGCTGAATTTGCTAAAACACAGGCGCCTTTCGAAGTGTCCCTGAATGGCTTTGGTACATTCCCGAACAAGCAGAACCGCGTACTGTTCATCAATGTTGAGAAGAGCGAAACTATGAGCGCCCTGCACAGACAACTGATCAACTTCCTGCGTAAGGAGTTTGGCTTCAGTACCATGCTGGCTCGTACAGGTTTTACCCCTCACGTAACCGTGGCCTTCAAAGACCTCGAAGATGCACAGTTCGAAAAGGCTTGGCCTGAATACGAAAACAAGGAATACACTGCTTCATTCAAAGTGAACAACCTGTATTTCCTCCGTCATAACGGTAAATCCTGGGAAGTACTGCAGAAGTGCAAACTGGGTGGTGCGTGA
- a CDS encoding FecR family protein, which translates to MSEQIENIDTLIVRSLENSLSPTERTMLQTWLDEDATHRRYFDEIRRTWTITGDNDTTFIPDTAANWQRFRERVYTTQTPTLQVVSNRKMYLRIAASITGIAVATLLYFTLRGPNEITTLTAANEKTTITLPDGSKVYMNQNSRLRYDKQLAGAERAIHLEGEAFFEVANQPGRPFVVYANETQTQVLGTSFDVRAYAATPVEVTVVTGKVAVSHDTHKLVVTPGRKVTFAAGKQPEENANNDANFIAWKENKFVFDGTEIHDILKTLEDYYGVKIVAERAIDTFHLNRMFVRIPPLPQVLDSITDMTNSGWLKDGDTYRIYRK; encoded by the coding sequence ATGTCTGAGCAAATTGAAAATATTGATACGCTGATCGTACGCTCGCTGGAGAATTCACTCTCCCCTACTGAGCGAACCATGTTGCAAACATGGCTGGATGAAGATGCCACGCATCGTCGTTACTTCGATGAGATCAGGCGTACGTGGACGATCACCGGTGACAACGACACCACATTTATCCCTGATACAGCAGCCAACTGGCAGCGCTTTAGGGAGCGTGTGTATACAACACAGACACCTACATTGCAGGTGGTGAGCAACAGGAAAATGTACCTGCGTATCGCAGCCAGTATTACTGGTATTGCGGTAGCTACCCTACTCTACTTCACCTTGCGTGGACCAAATGAAATCACCACGCTTACGGCCGCTAATGAAAAGACGACTATTACCCTGCCGGATGGTAGTAAGGTTTATATGAATCAAAACAGTCGTTTACGTTATGACAAACAACTGGCTGGTGCAGAAAGAGCGATTCACCTGGAAGGGGAAGCATTTTTTGAGGTAGCGAACCAACCGGGAAGACCATTTGTGGTGTATGCGAATGAAACACAGACGCAGGTATTGGGGACTTCTTTTGACGTTAGGGCATATGCTGCCACACCTGTGGAAGTTACGGTGGTAACTGGAAAGGTAGCGGTGTCGCATGACACACATAAACTAGTGGTGACACCGGGTCGTAAAGTGACTTTTGCAGCAGGCAAGCAGCCTGAAGAGAATGCGAATAATGATGCGAATTTTATAGCGTGGAAGGAGAATAAATTTGTGTTTGACGGTACAGAGATTCATGATATACTCAAAACGCTGGAGGATTATTATGGGGTGAAGATTGTAGCAGAAAGAGCTATAGACACCTTCCATCTAAATAGAATGTTTGTCCGGATCCCACCATTACCACAGGTATTGGATTCAATTACAGACATGACAAACTCAGGCTGGTTAAAAGACGGAGATACTTACAGGATATACAGGAAGTAA
- a CDS encoding RNA polymerase sigma factor — translation MQAVLRTFSSTAPTYASGNTDKGYFCTMPENAALQKLLQENEQLFMETLFRSWFPFVCKTIYRIVQDTATAEDLAQDVFIKIWNRRAELQDVYFKAYLHKAAINMALDYVDKQKRRGVHMELGEQHEPVQAENPGAGMNLRQTTQHIQQAVDRLPEKCREIFILSRYEELSYKEIAATLNISVKTVENQMVTALKKLRISLQDYLQVTILFIAGAALYPLLLQC, via the coding sequence ATGCAAGCTGTACTCAGGACATTTTCCAGTACTGCCCCTACCTATGCTAGCGGGAATACGGACAAAGGTTATTTTTGTACCATGCCGGAAAATGCTGCATTGCAAAAATTATTACAGGAGAATGAGCAGTTGTTCATGGAAACACTGTTCAGGAGCTGGTTTCCGTTTGTCTGTAAGACAATCTACCGCATTGTACAGGACACTGCTACTGCGGAAGACCTTGCACAGGACGTATTTATTAAGATATGGAACCGTCGGGCTGAACTACAGGATGTTTACTTTAAAGCTTACCTGCACAAAGCCGCGATCAATATGGCATTGGATTATGTTGATAAACAAAAGCGCAGAGGCGTACATATGGAACTAGGTGAACAGCATGAACCAGTACAGGCGGAAAATCCAGGCGCTGGTATGAACCTGCGACAAACTACCCAACATATTCAGCAAGCTGTAGACCGGCTGCCTGAAAAGTGCAGAGAGATCTTTATACTTAGCCGATACGAAGAACTATCATACAAGGAGATTGCCGCTACGCTGAATATCTCTGTAAAAACAGTGGAGAACCAGATGGTGACGGCCTTGAAAAAATTACGTATCTCCCTGCAGGATTATCTGCAGGTAACTATCCTGTTCATAGCAGGAGCGGCGCTTTATCCTTTACTTTTACAATGTTGA
- a CDS encoding carboxypeptidase-like regulatory domain-containing protein, translated as MKKLMLVLAIAVFGAYAFRTSDEGSISGKVTPADGANNAWAIMGTDTLKATVNDGTFSLQQAKAGTYTVIVSAKSPYQDVTIANVRVEDGKATDLGEIKLSEK; from the coding sequence ATGAAAAAATTAATGTTAGTCCTTGCTATTGCCGTATTCGGTGCGTATGCATTCAGGACAAGTGATGAAGGAAGCATCTCAGGAAAAGTAACTCCTGCAGATGGAGCAAACAATGCATGGGCGATTATGGGAACAGATACTTTGAAGGCGACTGTTAATGATGGAACATTTTCCTTACAACAGGCCAAAGCCGGCACATATACAGTGATAGTTTCTGCCAAAAGTCCATACCAGGATGTGACGATTGCAAATGTGAGAGTGGAAGATGGAAAAGCAACAGATCTCGGAGAAATTAAACTGTCAGAAAAATAA
- a CDS encoding Bax inhibitor-1/YccA family membrane protein, with protein MALFQPNNPVLNEKTFQQAALKSTDNSMTVKGTANKTAFLLALVICAAVYSWGILAREGNYIPFLMIGGIGGFVLAIVISFKKEWAPYLSPAYALAEGLFLGVISAMYSSLYDGIVLQAVGLTFGTAVAMLVLYRLGVLRATEKFRAIVYTATAGIAVFYLIALVLRLFSVDIPFLHEGSMIGIIFSLVVVAIAALNLILNFDMIEQGAAQGMPKWFEWYAAFGLLVVLVWLYLEILRLLSKLNRR; from the coding sequence ATGGCATTATTCCAACCCAATAATCCCGTCCTGAATGAAAAGACATTTCAGCAGGCTGCTCTGAAGTCCACGGACAATTCAATGACAGTAAAGGGTACTGCCAACAAGACTGCTTTCCTCTTAGCACTGGTGATCTGTGCTGCTGTTTACTCATGGGGTATCCTCGCAAGAGAGGGTAACTATATTCCTTTCCTGATGATAGGTGGTATCGGTGGTTTTGTACTGGCAATTGTTATTAGCTTTAAGAAAGAATGGGCGCCTTATTTGTCACCTGCTTATGCACTGGCAGAAGGTTTGTTCCTCGGTGTTATTTCCGCAATGTATTCCTCATTGTATGACGGTATTGTACTGCAGGCTGTAGGTCTGACTTTTGGTACTGCTGTCGCAATGCTGGTGCTTTATAGATTGGGTGTGCTGCGTGCGACTGAGAAGTTCCGTGCGATTGTGTATACAGCGACTGCAGGTATTGCAGTGTTTTATCTGATTGCGTTGGTACTGCGTCTGTTCTCTGTAGATATTCCTTTCCTGCATGAGGGTAGTATGATTGGTATTATCTTTTCATTGGTGGTGGTAGCGATTGCTGCGTTGAATCTGATTTTGAATTTTGATATGATTGAGCAGGGAGCTGCACAGGGCATGCCTAAGTGGTTTGAGTGGTATGCAGCGTTTGGTTTGCTGGTGGTGCTGGTTTGGTTGTATCTGGAGATACTGCGACTGCTGTCTAAGTTGAATAGAAGATAG